The genomic segment TGGATCATCTCCGCCGCCAGGGACGGATCATTCGGCCTGAGGTGCTCAAACATGTGTCCCCTCTGAGCTGGGAGCACATCAATCTCACCGGCACCTACGCATGGGGCGAGGAGCCCTCGCTGGTCGACGGCTTTCGCCCCTTGCGCCCGCCGCAGCCCTTGGCACGAGCCGCATGATCCGGTTGGGCAAAGATGGAGGTTCTTTGTTCGTTCTAGCTTAGCGTGTGTTTGGAAGCAGTTCTTGTTCCGACCCCCAAACGTTGGGACGCCACTAGAAACAGGATCCCACAACCGAAGCAGATCTAAATCGATTCCGAGTGCGCGATCTAAGCAATCCATAGCAGGATCGCAGTTCTTGCGGTTGAAGGTTGATGTCTATCAACGAGGGAGCGCGCTTAAGGAATTGGGCGCAACTTCAACTAGCTTTGCAGTTCCGGCTTACCGGCATCCCAGCCGCCACTCATCCAGTTTGCGTAGACGCGATAGCACCCTCATGGGCCAGAGCGATACTCTCGAAGCAGGCCCTAACTAGGGCCTCGAAACCTTCGACGGTGGCTCCAGCCATATGAGGTGTCGCAAGGATCCGCGGTTCTGACCGTATCGCGTCTCTCGGAAGTGGTTCCACTTCAAAGTTGTCGAAACTCGCCGCAAAGAGCCGTTTTGCTCGCACAGCTGCTCGCACGGCACCTTCGTCCACCACACCAGCTCTAGAAACCGAGATCACCGTAGCTGACGGCTTCATCAAAGCTATTTCAGCCTCAGTTATTGCGCCGCGCGTGGCCTCCGTTAATGGAAGTTGAACGCAAATGACATCAGACGCGCGCAACAACTCCTCCTTGGTCACAGATCTAACCTTAGGACTTTCGTGATCTACGTCAGCACAATCATGGTAGATTATTCTGACTGAAAAACCTGCCAGAAGGCGAGCGACATCCTGCCCAATCGCGCCAAAGCCAAGCAACCCCACCGTTTTCCCTTCAAGCCTTTGGGCTGGCGCGCGCAGGTCTCCACCGAGCCAGCGGCCATCCGCCCATGCCGCCGTTACTTCAGGAAGGTGTCGAAATAACGCTAGTATGGCACAGATTATGAACTCCGAGACGCTCCTTGCGTTGAACCCCGGCAGCTCAGCAACGGTGATGCCGCGTCTCTTGGCATACACAAGATCGATATTATCAAAGCCCGTCCCCCACCGTTGGATAAGACCCAGTCTCGGAGCAGCAGTAATCAGACTGGATGAGACCGCTTGTGTTCCAACCACAAGAACGTCGACAAGCCTGAGCGTTTCGGTGTTCTTACTCAAATCCTCATCAAGGAAGTGGCAGATCATCGTCGGCGGACAAGTTTGCTCGACAACAGCGCGATCGTGCGGCTGCCACTTGACCATGAAGCCGATATGCAGAGGATCTCCATTACCGGTTCGTTGCATAATTTACTTCCTCATCAGCTCGAGCTGGGATTGTCCGGCATTAAACTGAGATACAAGCCCTATCACAGCATCGTCCAACCATCC from the Microvirga ossetica genome contains:
- a CDS encoding NAD(P)-dependent oxidoreductase encodes the protein MQRTGNGDPLHIGFMVKWQPHDRAVVEQTCPPTMICHFLDEDLSKNTETLRLVDVLVVGTQAVSSSLITAAPRLGLIQRWGTGFDNIDLVYAKRRGITVAELPGFNARSVSEFIICAILALFRHLPEVTAAWADGRWLGGDLRAPAQRLEGKTVGLLGFGAIGQDVARLLAGFSVRIIYHDCADVDHESPKVRSVTKEELLRASDVICVQLPLTEATRGAITEAEIALMKPSATVISVSRAGVVDEGAVRAAVRAKRLFAASFDNFEVEPLPRDAIRSEPRILATPHMAGATVEGFEALVRACFESIALAHEGAIASTQTG